One stretch of Novosphingobium pentaromativorans US6-1 DNA includes these proteins:
- a CDS encoding alpha-amylase family glycosyl hydrolase: MSLPETAHSTPWWKGAVIYQIYPRSFQDSNGDGIGDLPGITRRLDHVAALGVDAIWISPFFTSPMRDFGYDVADYCDVDPIFGTLADFDALVARAHELGLKVIIDQVYAHTSDLHPWFTESRTSREGDKADWYVWHDPRPDGGPPSNWQSVFGGPAWTWDARRRQYYMHTFLKEQPQLNMHEPAVQQAVLDVARFWLDRGVDGFRLDALNHAMHDPLLRDNPPAPEDGRVRTRPFDFQLKTYSQSHPDMVHFVHRLRALCDEYGAGAIHTVAEIGGDEPQADRRAYTAGENRLNSAYGFDFLYAPLLSADVVAATLERWAEGPDEAGGWPSWAFENHDAPRAVSRWCAGGDMARFARTKLALLLALRGNAIIYEGEELGLEQDTIPYDLLQDPEAIANWPLTLSRDGARTPMPWDESAQGGFTTGTPWLPLSPQNLSRAVSRQEDDAQSLLQFTRRLLALRKAHPALRLGDLTDCRAQGNLLSFKRTLGETRILCLFNLGEEPVALPEAAQGEVLLLVNGGGDGALPGFGSIWLELG; the protein is encoded by the coding sequence ATGAGCCTGCCCGAGACCGCCCATTCGACGCCCTGGTGGAAGGGCGCCGTGATCTACCAGATCTACCCGCGCAGCTTTCAGGATTCGAATGGCGACGGCATCGGCGACCTGCCGGGAATCACCCGGCGGCTTGACCATGTCGCTGCGCTGGGCGTCGATGCCATCTGGATCTCGCCCTTCTTCACCTCGCCAATGCGCGATTTCGGCTACGACGTGGCCGACTATTGCGATGTCGACCCGATCTTCGGCACCCTCGCCGACTTCGACGCACTGGTCGCACGCGCGCACGAACTGGGCCTCAAGGTCATCATCGACCAGGTCTATGCCCATACCTCGGACCTGCACCCGTGGTTCACCGAGAGCCGCACCTCGCGCGAAGGCGACAAGGCCGACTGGTACGTCTGGCACGATCCCCGGCCCGACGGGGGACCGCCGAGCAACTGGCAATCCGTGTTCGGCGGCCCGGCATGGACCTGGGACGCCCGCCGCCGCCAGTACTACATGCACACGTTCCTCAAGGAGCAGCCGCAGCTCAACATGCATGAACCGGCGGTGCAGCAGGCCGTGCTGGACGTTGCGCGGTTCTGGCTGGACCGCGGAGTCGACGGTTTCCGCCTCGATGCGCTGAACCACGCGATGCACGACCCGCTGCTGCGCGACAATCCGCCTGCGCCAGAGGATGGCCGCGTCCGGACCCGGCCCTTCGATTTCCAGCTCAAGACCTACAGCCAGTCGCACCCAGACATGGTCCATTTCGTGCACAGGCTGCGCGCGCTTTGCGACGAATATGGCGCGGGCGCGATCCATACCGTGGCCGAGATCGGCGGCGACGAACCGCAGGCCGACCGGCGCGCCTATACCGCGGGCGAGAACCGCCTCAACAGCGCCTACGGCTTCGACTTCCTATATGCCCCGCTGCTGAGCGCCGATGTCGTTGCCGCGACGCTCGAGCGCTGGGCCGAAGGACCGGACGAAGCGGGCGGCTGGCCGAGCTGGGCTTTCGAGAACCACGACGCACCGCGCGCCGTCTCGCGCTGGTGCGCCGGAGGCGACATGGCCCGTTTCGCCCGTACCAAGCTGGCCCTGCTACTCGCCCTGCGCGGCAATGCAATCATCTACGAAGGCGAGGAACTGGGCCTCGAACAGGACACCATCCCCTACGATCTGCTGCAGGACCCGGAGGCAATCGCCAACTGGCCGCTGACACTGTCACGCGACGGGGCCCGCACGCCGATGCCCTGGGACGAAAGCGCGCAAGGCGGGTTCACCACCGGCACGCCCTGGCTGCCCCTCTCGCCGCAGAACCTCTCACGCGCGGTCTCGCGGCAGGAAGACGATGCGCAATCGCTCCTGCAATTCACGCGCAGGCTCCTGGCGCTGCGCAAGGCCCATCCCGCGCTGCGGCTTGGCGATCTCACCGATTGCCGGGCGCAAGGCAACCTGCTGTCGTTCAAGCGCACGCTGGGCGAAACGCGCATCCTGTGCCTCTTCAACCTTGGCGAAGAGCCGGTCGCACTGCCCGAAGCGGCGCAGGGCGAAGTGCTGCTGCTGGTGAACGGGGGCGGCGACGGCGCCCTTCCCGGCTTCGGCTCGATCTGGCTGGAACTGGGCTGA
- a CDS encoding cation:proton antiporter — translation MHDLTAFDAAAILIVLAAGLGYFNYRVLKLPSTVGLTVMGTLASLLIVAYDKLVPSSSMAEKFGRFLSDIDFSTTLMEGMLSFLLFAGAMHVSWSNMRKGRWPILVFSTVGVVLSTAIVGFAFHYLTMLLGLTVPLMWSLVFGALISPTDPVSVMAVMKRAAMPETLQATVAGESLFNDGIGVVVFTILVSLATGAETFSWSFAIGHFVQEALGGAVLGLVVGWIGYVAMKSIDEYNIEAMISLAVVMGGYSLAMALHVSGPVAMAVAGLIIGNAGVAHAMSDVTRDYIIKFWALIDEILNAVLFLLIGLEVIALEFENTYILAGLGAIVIVLIARMIAVGVPLAAMKRMIDMGPLAFPTLVWGGLRGGISVALALALPASVIRDELLVVTYIVVLFAVVAQGSTISGLIARIRSRQATAPAQKA, via the coding sequence ATGCATGACCTGACCGCGTTCGACGCCGCCGCGATACTCATCGTCCTTGCTGCCGGGCTCGGTTACTTCAACTACCGCGTTCTCAAGCTCCCTTCGACCGTCGGACTGACGGTCATGGGCACGCTCGCCTCGCTGCTGATCGTCGCCTACGACAAGCTGGTGCCCAGCAGCAGCATGGCCGAGAAATTCGGGCGCTTCCTCAGCGATATCGACTTTAGCACCACCCTGATGGAAGGGATGCTCTCGTTCCTGCTGTTCGCCGGCGCGATGCACGTGAGCTGGTCGAACATGCGCAAGGGGCGCTGGCCGATCCTGGTGTTCAGCACCGTTGGCGTGGTCCTGTCGACGGCAATCGTCGGCTTTGCCTTCCACTACCTTACCATGCTGCTCGGCCTCACCGTGCCCCTGATGTGGAGCCTCGTCTTCGGCGCACTGATATCGCCGACCGACCCGGTTTCGGTCATGGCGGTGATGAAGCGCGCGGCGATGCCCGAAACCCTGCAGGCGACGGTTGCGGGCGAGAGCCTGTTCAACGACGGCATCGGCGTCGTCGTCTTCACCATCCTCGTCTCGCTGGCGACCGGCGCCGAGACCTTCAGCTGGTCCTTTGCCATCGGACATTTCGTGCAGGAGGCGCTGGGCGGCGCAGTGCTGGGCCTCGTGGTCGGCTGGATCGGTTACGTCGCGATGAAATCCATCGACGAGTACAACATCGAGGCAATGATCAGCCTTGCCGTCGTGATGGGCGGCTACAGTCTTGCCATGGCGCTCCATGTCAGCGGACCGGTAGCGATGGCGGTCGCCGGCCTGATCATCGGCAATGCCGGTGTCGCCCATGCCATGAGCGACGTGACGCGCGACTACATCATCAAGTTCTGGGCGCTGATCGACGAGATTCTCAACGCCGTCCTGTTCCTGCTGATCGGCCTCGAAGTCATCGCCCTCGAATTCGAAAACACGTATATCCTCGCCGGGCTCGGCGCGATCGTGATCGTGCTCATCGCCCGGATGATTGCGGTCGGCGTGCCGCTGGCAGCCATGAAGAGGATGATCGACATGGGCCCGCTCGCCTTTCCCACGCTGGTCTGGGGCGGACTGCGCGGCGGCATTTCGGTGGCGCTCGCGCTGGCCCTGCCCGCCTCGGTCATTCGTGACGAACTGCTGGTCGTCACCTACATCGTCGTCCTCTTCGCGGTCGTCGCGCAGGGCAGCACCATCTCCGGCCTGATCGCTCGCATCAGGAGCCGCCAGGCAACGGCCCCGGCACAGAAAGCCTGA
- a CDS encoding DUF389 domain-containing protein produces the protein MNDTPTAMPDDPLPGQSNPSGAGRSSPHDAREPNAAFASRVEAAWKKRPMWIRRAEAFVHLMRLRLAHAVLLPQLTPDQAYDLRQHVRKDGELTNGYILMSALAAGIATLGLLQSSTAVVIGAMLVSPLMAPIASMGFGFASLDGHRIRDAAKVVAVGAAIGILTGMLLTWLSPIRNATPEILARTEPNLLDLAIALFSGIAGGYSTVIGKGGTAIGVAIATALMPPLTVIGYGIGVFQPMFAMGALLLFLTNLAAITFAFALIARLSGAARPFGKVEWTPRYVTILVAAFLALGTPLSMTLMKLSTEAKIRTAARAAILQACGTKGVTIAQLDVKSGVFSAPSVDALVIARSYTTNAEASAEELIRKALGDEVTINLQQVLAADVQAQTRAMVDAAMERTAAGIAADVPPFNAIRQSVGLPTRSVWSDRAQRMVYVEPIPAPGWTLADYRTTEQAASKETQGWTVRIVPPAQAVMDVALSGENGRKHPEGAISADLALWALQRWGMARVSVSSEDEEHLGALVKFFSDAGIEVQVQHLVPALAASAMPKETAMPKQAKDKEGEAQVPTATVRVYGQSPSQQAAEAARAAAQKAAEEAAAEQAAAQQAPAR, from the coding sequence ATGAACGACACCCCGACGGCCATGCCCGACGACCCATTGCCGGGTCAGTCGAACCCATCCGGCGCTGGCCGGTCTTCCCCGCACGACGCACGCGAACCCAACGCCGCATTCGCCAGCCGGGTCGAAGCCGCCTGGAAGAAGCGGCCCATGTGGATACGCCGCGCCGAGGCATTCGTGCACCTCATGCGCCTGCGCCTGGCCCACGCGGTGCTGTTGCCGCAATTGACGCCGGATCAGGCCTACGACTTGCGCCAGCACGTGCGCAAGGACGGGGAACTGACCAACGGCTATATCCTGATGTCCGCCCTCGCCGCAGGCATTGCCACGCTCGGCCTGCTGCAATCCTCGACTGCTGTCGTGATCGGCGCGATGCTCGTCTCGCCGCTGATGGCGCCGATCGCCTCGATGGGCTTCGGCTTCGCCTCGCTCGACGGCCATCGCATCCGCGACGCGGCCAAGGTGGTGGCGGTGGGCGCGGCCATTGGCATCCTTACCGGAATGCTGCTGACATGGCTTTCGCCGATCCGCAACGCCACGCCCGAGATCCTCGCGCGCACCGAACCCAACCTGCTCGACCTCGCCATCGCGCTGTTTTCGGGGATTGCCGGCGGCTACTCGACGGTGATCGGCAAGGGGGGTACTGCCATCGGCGTTGCCATCGCCACCGCGTTGATGCCGCCGCTGACCGTCATCGGCTACGGCATCGGCGTGTTCCAGCCGATGTTCGCGATGGGCGCGCTGCTCCTGTTCCTGACCAACCTTGCCGCGATCACTTTCGCATTCGCGCTCATCGCGCGGCTATCCGGGGCTGCCCGTCCCTTCGGCAAAGTCGAATGGACGCCGCGTTACGTGACCATCCTCGTCGCGGCCTTCCTCGCCCTCGGCACGCCGCTGTCGATGACGCTGATGAAGCTGTCGACCGAGGCCAAGATCCGCACCGCCGCGCGGGCCGCGATCCTGCAGGCTTGCGGCACCAAGGGCGTCACCATTGCCCAGCTCGACGTCAAATCCGGCGTGTTCAGCGCGCCCTCGGTCGACGCCCTCGTGATCGCCCGCAGCTATACGACCAATGCCGAAGCCTCCGCCGAGGAGCTGATCCGCAAGGCCCTGGGCGACGAGGTGACTATCAACCTGCAGCAGGTTCTGGCCGCCGACGTGCAGGCCCAGACCCGAGCCATGGTCGATGCGGCGATGGAGCGCACGGCGGCCGGCATCGCGGCAGACGTCCCGCCGTTCAATGCCATCCGCCAGAGCGTGGGCCTGCCCACGCGCTCGGTATGGAGCGACCGCGCCCAGCGGATGGTCTATGTCGAACCGATCCCCGCGCCCGGCTGGACCCTGGCGGACTATCGCACGACCGAACAGGCTGCGAGCAAGGAGACGCAGGGCTGGACAGTCCGGATCGTGCCGCCGGCACAGGCCGTCATGGACGTTGCCCTGTCAGGCGAGAACGGCAGGAAGCACCCGGAAGGCGCGATTTCCGCCGATCTGGCGCTATGGGCGCTCCAGCGCTGGGGCATGGCCAGGGTTTCGGTTTCAAGCGAAGATGAGGAACACCTAGGCGCCCTGGTGAAGTTCTTCTCGGACGCCGGGATCGAAGTGCAGGTCCAGCATCTCGTCCCGGCCCTCGCAGCCTCCGCAATGCCGAAGGAAACGGCGATGCCGAAGCAGGCAAAGGACAAGGAAGGCGAAGCACAGGTGCCCACGGCCACAGTCAGGGTCTATGGGCAAAGCCCTTCTCAGCAGGCCGCCGAAGCCGCGCGCGCTGCGGCGCAAAAGGCGGCGGAAGAAGCCGCGGCTGAGCAGGCCGCCGCCCAGCAGGCTCCGGCGCGATAG
- a CDS encoding PilZ domain-containing protein: MQESHRASRQAERLSIMVPAVCRLRNGFRDHVMVYDISIGGCRIKSCAVNLRVGDIVVVRPEMLEGLGGEVRWVNGREAGIRFVQPLYAPVVEHLHRNHRTFLTSVRNSASPPLRMIA, from the coding sequence ATGCAAGAGAGTCACCGCGCATCGCGTCAGGCAGAACGGTTGTCCATCATGGTCCCGGCCGTCTGCCGCCTGCGCAACGGGTTCCGCGACCATGTGATGGTCTATGACATCTCCATCGGCGGTTGCCGGATCAAGAGCTGCGCAGTGAACTTGCGCGTGGGAGACATCGTCGTCGTTCGGCCGGAAATGCTCGAAGGGCTGGGCGGCGAAGTGCGCTGGGTCAATGGCCGGGAAGCCGGGATCCGTTTTGTCCAGCCGCTCTACGCCCCGGTCGTCGAGCACTTGCATCGCAATCACCGAACATTCCTGACATCGGTCCGCAATTCGGCATCGCCGCCGCTGCGGATGATTGCCTGA
- a CDS encoding GntP family permease: protein MISAIGLAGALILLIWMTVRGVNILLAGPVAAAIVAWTSGLAWLPPLATEGAPDFATAYMKGFTGFFGDWFLMFLLGAIFGEVMSASGAAASVAHWVVRKIGICHAVLAVVAACAILTYGGVSVFIVGFAVYPLAVHLFREADMPRRFIPGALCFGSVTFTMTSAGSPEIQNLIPMQYLGTDAYAGWQVSLVVAVMMAGLGYFLLDRMVKRAVARGERFESRPGDDVSSADRHLPHPLLCILPLVAVLGVFMLFQYPQAIAGLAALLPRESLGKWALIVALGAGTAIAVLIGLRSRGAMPAAFSRGATGAVVAITNTCAVVGFGAVASLSPAFQAALDAVQHMPGDPLIGAAIAVTVIAGLTGSASGGQSIALPLLAPGYLAMGADPSQLHRTVAIASGALDSLPHNGYVVTTIRAICGETHRDAYPAVGLLTVVVPTIGLVLAIALFAIS, encoded by the coding sequence TTGATCAGTGCCATCGGTCTTGCAGGAGCCCTGATTCTGCTGATCTGGATGACAGTACGGGGCGTGAACATCCTCCTTGCCGGGCCCGTTGCCGCCGCAATCGTCGCGTGGACGAGCGGGCTGGCGTGGTTGCCCCCGCTCGCTACCGAAGGCGCGCCGGACTTTGCGACCGCCTACATGAAGGGCTTCACTGGCTTTTTCGGCGACTGGTTCCTGATGTTCCTGCTGGGCGCGATCTTCGGCGAAGTCATGAGCGCCAGCGGTGCGGCGGCCAGCGTGGCGCACTGGGTCGTCAGGAAAATCGGCATCTGCCACGCCGTGCTCGCGGTCGTCGCGGCCTGTGCCATCCTCACATATGGAGGCGTGTCGGTCTTTATCGTCGGCTTCGCGGTCTATCCCCTGGCCGTCCACCTGTTCCGCGAGGCAGACATGCCGCGCCGCTTCATCCCCGGTGCGCTGTGCTTCGGTTCGGTGACCTTCACGATGACGAGCGCGGGTTCTCCCGAGATTCAGAACCTGATCCCGATGCAGTACCTGGGCACCGACGCCTATGCCGGCTGGCAGGTCAGCCTCGTCGTCGCAGTCATGATGGCTGGGCTGGGCTATTTTCTGCTCGATCGCATGGTGAAGCGGGCCGTGGCGCGCGGCGAACGCTTCGAAAGCAGGCCAGGTGACGATGTCAGCTCGGCAGACCGCCACTTGCCGCATCCGCTGCTGTGCATCCTGCCGCTTGTCGCCGTGCTCGGCGTGTTCATGCTCTTCCAGTATCCGCAGGCCATCGCCGGCCTCGCGGCGCTTCTGCCCCGGGAGTCGCTGGGCAAGTGGGCGCTGATCGTCGCGCTGGGCGCAGGTACGGCTATCGCGGTCCTGATCGGGCTGCGCTCGCGCGGGGCGATGCCCGCCGCATTTTCGCGCGGGGCGACCGGCGCGGTCGTCGCGATCACCAATACCTGCGCGGTCGTCGGCTTCGGGGCCGTGGCATCGCTGTCGCCCGCATTTCAGGCGGCGCTCGATGCCGTCCAGCACATGCCGGGCGATCCGCTTATCGGCGCAGCCATCGCGGTGACGGTGATTGCGGGGCTTACCGGCTCCGCTTCGGGCGGCCAGTCGATCGCGCTGCCCTTGCTGGCACCCGGCTATCTGGCCATGGGCGCGGATCCCTCGCAGCTTCACCGTACCGTCGCCATTGCCAGCGGCGCGCTCGATAGTCTGCCGCACAACGGCTACGTGGTAACGACGATCCGGGCGATCTGCGGCGAGACCCACCGCGACGCCTATCCCGCCGTGGGCCTGCTCACCGTTGTGGTGCCGACGATCGGCCTTGTCCTGGCGATCGCGCTTTTTGCCATAAGCTGA
- a CDS encoding HD-GYP domain-containing protein: MALKKISTSQVELGMFIHGFQGNWLSHPFWKARFVVADEDRLETLRASKLDAIIIDTDRGIDVPANEDQAAATITSAPRPNGTMQARQFERRTMPRPAPALAQAAGGNSAAFRSGPVPVAREFGKARQTAGKARKVISKVFLEARLGKAPRVAEVAPVVEDIYASIQRNPYAFSGLMRCKAESETIYQHMLSVSALMISLARQMKLSPNDTRNAGMAGLLLDVGVSRLYVNIDPHAGGISAIPSDVWHRHPYIGKDLLEAAGEVPEDVLNAVMRHHERLDGTGFPQNLSGSQVDLLSRMAAVCDTYDHIVSGMLNGHAADPANAMQELIEMRDVFDGEVLDRFVEALGVYPVGSFVLLRSERIAMVIDQNPEEPAAPTVRTFYSLANRKRIVPKTIVLSNCFGEDAIIGVESLDGLGLPPVEELREQILTGKAPQG, translated from the coding sequence ATGGCGTTAAAGAAAATTTCCACCTCCCAGGTCGAACTGGGAATGTTCATTCACGGTTTTCAGGGCAACTGGCTGAGCCATCCCTTCTGGAAAGCCAGGTTCGTCGTGGCCGACGAGGACAGGCTGGAGACCCTGCGCGCGAGCAAGCTGGACGCCATCATCATCGACACCGATCGCGGAATCGACGTGCCTGCGAACGAGGACCAGGCCGCAGCGACCATCACCTCCGCGCCGCGCCCGAACGGCACCATGCAGGCCCGGCAGTTCGAACGGCGCACCATGCCGCGCCCGGCTCCGGCCCTTGCGCAGGCGGCAGGCGGCAATTCCGCGGCCTTCCGATCCGGCCCGGTCCCTGTGGCGCGCGAATTCGGCAAGGCACGCCAGACTGCAGGCAAGGCCCGCAAGGTCATTTCCAAGGTCTTCCTCGAGGCACGGCTCGGCAAGGCGCCGAGGGTCGCCGAAGTGGCTCCCGTCGTGGAGGACATCTACGCCTCTATCCAACGCAATCCCTACGCCTTTTCCGGGCTCATGCGGTGCAAGGCTGAAAGCGAGACGATCTACCAGCACATGCTTTCGGTCAGTGCGCTGATGATCTCGCTGGCCCGGCAGATGAAGCTTTCACCCAACGATACGCGCAATGCCGGGATGGCCGGGCTGCTGCTCGACGTCGGCGTGAGCCGGCTCTACGTCAACATCGATCCCCACGCGGGCGGCATCAGCGCGATCCCCAGCGACGTCTGGCATCGCCATCCCTACATCGGCAAGGACCTGCTCGAAGCGGCAGGAGAAGTTCCAGAGGACGTGCTGAACGCGGTGATGCGCCATCATGAACGGCTGGATGGAACCGGCTTTCCGCAAAACCTCTCCGGCTCGCAGGTCGACCTTCTCTCACGCATGGCTGCGGTCTGCGACACGTACGACCACATCGTCTCGGGCATGCTCAACGGGCATGCGGCGGACCCTGCCAATGCCATGCAGGAACTGATCGAGATGCGCGACGTGTTCGACGGTGAAGTGCTGGACCGCTTCGTCGAGGCGCTGGGCGTCTATCCGGTCGGCTCGTTCGTGCTGCTGCGCTCTGAACGGATCGCCATGGTCATCGACCAGAACCCGGAAGAGCCCGCCGCGCCGACGGTGCGCACTTTCTACTCGCTGGCGAACCGCAAGCGCATTGTGCCCAAGACGATCGTGCTGTCCAACTGCTTCGGCGAGGACGCGATCATCGGCGTGGAATCGCTGGACGGTCTGGGCCTGCCCCCGGTGGAGGAACTGCGCGAGCAGATCCTGACCGGAAAGGCCCCTCAGGGCTAG
- a CDS encoding SLC13 family permease yields MALPDLHAFGAMFIALGMFYGFANGTLRVEIVSLLTIGSIALLLYVLPMPGQDKYAGLALAFEGFGHYALVTICSLMILGRGLVVTGSLDPAARALARIWQYNKSLGLLLTVVMCMFLSMIINDTPVLVLMIPILAQMAGRGGMPASKTLIPVNAAILIGGMATTIGTSTNLLVVSIAQDLGLRTLTVFHFTPIVLCAMVFALPYIWLVMPRLLPDNTKAVAVESRTFLAKLRVEGDSPMRGKTIEEVRGNVPAGVSVWLPVGANGSVDRRVMASGTLEDLQEAARKLSAKLAPTWLLERIRANSSRTGDDLMVAEMIIAPDSRLIGLTPKTAGFVGVALLGIHHARQPFRDTRLHSPDAPMMEGDVLLVMGMAGDLRRFAESDGLLQLEGGQEVTRSTKAPVALAIMAGAVGLASVGLVPIAISSLAGAILMFVTGCVRFERVGRALSAQVIVLVAASIALGKFILVSGAAAWMGGLLASGLQYLPPAGVLAAIMVFVTMLTNFASNTAAAAVGTPIAFNIASQLNLPPEPLVLAVLFGCNLCYATPVAYQTNMMILTEGDYRFADYLRSGIPLVLIMVAALSTTLVYWYGI; encoded by the coding sequence ATGGCCTTGCCAGACCTCCACGCCTTCGGCGCGATGTTCATCGCGCTGGGGATGTTCTACGGCTTTGCCAACGGCACCTTGCGCGTGGAAATCGTTTCGCTGCTGACGATCGGTTCGATCGCGCTCCTGCTCTACGTCCTGCCGATGCCGGGGCAGGACAAGTATGCAGGACTGGCGCTCGCCTTCGAGGGGTTCGGGCACTACGCGCTGGTGACGATCTGTTCGCTGATGATCCTTGGGCGGGGGCTGGTGGTAACCGGCTCTCTCGATCCCGCGGCGCGGGCACTGGCCCGGATCTGGCAGTACAACAAGTCGCTGGGGCTGCTGCTGACCGTGGTCATGTGCATGTTCCTCTCGATGATCATCAACGACACTCCGGTGCTGGTGCTGATGATCCCGATCCTGGCCCAGATGGCGGGACGCGGGGGAATGCCGGCCTCCAAGACGCTGATCCCGGTCAATGCCGCGATCCTGATCGGCGGCATGGCGACGACCATCGGCACCTCGACGAACCTGCTGGTCGTCTCGATCGCGCAGGACCTTGGGCTCAGGACGCTTACGGTGTTCCACTTCACCCCGATTGTCCTGTGCGCAATGGTCTTCGCGCTGCCCTACATCTGGCTGGTGATGCCGCGGTTGCTGCCCGACAACACCAAGGCCGTCGCGGTCGAGAGCCGCACGTTTCTTGCCAAGTTGCGGGTCGAGGGCGATTCGCCGATGCGCGGCAAGACCATCGAGGAAGTGCGCGGCAACGTACCTGCCGGGGTGAGCGTCTGGCTGCCGGTCGGCGCGAACGGCTCGGTCGACCGCCGGGTCATGGCCTCGGGCACGCTGGAAGACTTGCAGGAAGCCGCCCGCAAGCTCTCCGCCAAGCTGGCGCCGACCTGGCTGCTGGAGCGCATTCGTGCCAATTCCAGCCGCACCGGCGACGATCTGATGGTCGCCGAGATGATCATTGCGCCCGACAGCCGCCTGATCGGCCTGACGCCCAAGACGGCAGGCTTCGTCGGCGTGGCGCTGCTGGGCATCCACCATGCCCGCCAGCCGTTCCGCGATACCCGCCTGCATTCGCCCGACGCACCCATGATGGAAGGCGACGTTCTTCTCGTCATGGGAATGGCCGGCGATCTGCGCCGCTTTGCGGAGAGCGACGGCCTGCTGCAGCTGGAAGGCGGGCAGGAAGTGACCCGTTCCACCAAGGCACCGGTTGCGCTGGCGATCATGGCCGGTGCTGTCGGCCTTGCCAGCGTCGGTCTCGTGCCCATCGCGATTTCCTCGTTGGCCGGTGCGATCCTGATGTTCGTGACGGGGTGCGTACGCTTCGAGAGGGTGGGGCGGGCGCTGTCGGCGCAGGTCATCGTCCTTGTCGCCGCCTCGATTGCGCTCGGCAAGTTCATCCTCGTCTCGGGCGCCGCGGCATGGATGGGCGGACTGCTGGCAAGCGGCCTGCAGTACTTGCCTCCCGCAGGCGTTCTGGCCGCGATCATGGTCTTCGTCACCATGCTCACCAACTTCGCCTCGAACACCGCGGCAGCGGCGGTGGGCACCCCAATCGCCTTCAACATCGCCAGCCAGCTCAACCTGCCGCCCGAGCCGCTGGTGCTGGCGGTGCTGTTCGGCTGCAACCTGTGCTACGCGACCCCGGTCGCCTACCAGACCAACATGATGATCCTGACCGAGGGCGACTACCGTTTCGCGGACTACTTGCGCTCGGGCATCCCGCTGGTGCTGATCATGGTCGCCGCGCTCTCGACGACGCTGGTTTACTGGTACGGAATCTAG